From the genome of Bacteroidota bacterium:
ACGCGCCCTCGGGGCGGATGTGGGTGCGATGTTCAAGCCCGCCTCGAAACTGCTCGTGCAAGTGGCTGTCTGGACACTTGATATGCAGCAGGAGTTTGTCTATGTCGGCGACGAAGGCATAGTGGAGCCAAGCGGACAGAGCCGCCGCTTCGGGGTCGATCTGAGCACGCGTTGGCAACCCACGGTCTGGCTCGCTGCCGATGTGGACGTGAACGTCGCCCGTGCCCGTGGCTATGACGACGCAGGCGTCGCAAGCTACATCCCGTTGGCACCTTGGATCACGAGCACCGGCGGCTTGACCGCCCAGTTCAGCTCAAATTTCCGGGGAAGTTTGCGCTACCGCTATCTGGGCGACCGTGCCGCCGACGAGGCCTGGGATCTGACGGCCAAAGGCTATTGCCTGCTCGATGGCGCATTGAGCTATACCCTTCGCGAACGCCATACAATCGGCCTGTCTGCCCAGAACCTGCTCAACACGCAGTGGAAGGAAGCGCAGTTTGCAACCACCTCCCGTTTGTTGGGAGAACCGGATGCTGTGACGGAAATTCACGCTACGCCGGGCAGTCCTTTCAATTTGAAATTGACCATCACGACCGTTTTCTAGTTCAATGTTCCTCCACCAGCAAATATCGACACCAATAGGTTTGTTCCCCCTCCAGTTGGGAGGCCATACTTCGATGCCAATGAAGAAGATTTCATCGGAAAGTGCTAGTTTTGCGGCAAGTGTGTTGCAATCGGGTGTTCAAAGCGTAATGGAAAAATTGGATCAGCTGTTTCAAGATGGCGTCGTCGATCGGCTTTTGCGGCACGAGAAGGAGGCATTTGAGCAGTTGTATGATGACTATTCCGCGGCCATTTATGGGCTGACGCTGAAAATACTGAAGGATGAGGCACTCGCAGAGGATGCCCTCCAAGAAACTTTCGTGCGTATCTGGCGAAAGATTCAAACCTATGATCCCTCCAAGGGAAGGTTGTTTACTTGGATGCTGAACATTGCCCGAAACATCAGCATTGACATGTTACGGGCACGTGAAAGCCGCAAAGTTTCCCAAACCACAAGTCTGCAGCAACATTCATTTGATGCCAAAGGCCCATCTACGACGATGCAAGTCGAGCATATCGGGCTCAGGGAAATTGTCGATGGATTGCCAGCCGAACAAAAGCAGGTGATCGACTTGATTTATTTTTTGGGCTATACACAGGCTGAAGTGGCTGAAGAATTTGGCATTCCGCTGGGAACAGTCAAGTCCCGTGTTAGGCTTGCAATGAACCATTTGAGAGCAAAAATCGGATGAATAATCTGCCACCACCACTGACTCTGGAGATGCTGACGCAATTTGCGCAAGGCAATCTCGACGCTACACAAAGTGGGATGATCTTGCAATTGGCTTTGCAATATCCTGAGGTTGCAGCTGCGGTTGATCAACTGAAACGCAAAGCCGTCGACAAGGTCATTGCCGATGCCAAGGCGATGGACCCACAAGCCTACATTGCCACCGGCAATTTGGAGGCCTATATCCAGGGTTCTCTCAGCGAGCCCGAGCAACAGATGGTGGAACTGATGGTGCAACTACATCCGGAGATCAAAGCTGAGATGGATGCGTTGGAGGATTTGAATGCACTGCTCATCCTGGAGTCCACTAAAGGTGTGACTGCGCCAGAAAGAAGCAAGCAACGTTTGCTGAACTTCATGGATGCCACAGAAGAGGAGGGAGCCACAGACAGGGTTGTTTCTCCGCCTTATCTCAACAGCCAATCAAGCAGCAACGACTACGCGCCCTGGGTCAATCGCGCGGGCATCGCGCCGCCGGAAAGTTTTGAAAATGTATTCGTTCAACCCATCGACGCCAGCCCGGAATGCCTGACTTTGTTGGTATGGGTCAAATCGCAAATCGCGGGAGAGGTACATTTGGATGCCGTCGAAAAGTTTCTGGTTCTCGAAGGCACATGCATGATCGATATCGAAGGGGAGCAGTTTCCGCTCAAGGCAGGAGACTACATGAGCATTCCCAAGTTCAAGGAACATACCGTTTATGTCACTTCCTCGACACCGTGCAAACTGATCGTACAGCAAATCGCAGCTTAGAGAATGCATTACAACGACCACCTACCGCTCGAGGAAATGCTCACCATGTATGTGTTGGGTGGTTTGTCTGCTGACGAATGTGTGGCCATCGAGGCAAGGTCGGTGCAAGATCCTGAATTTCACCAATTGCTCGAGTTGCACCGCCACAATTTGGAAGATGCAGTGACGAAGGTGAGTGCAAGACCACGTGCGGCAGTTTTTGGGCAGTTGATGCAGCGCATCGACGCCA
Proteins encoded in this window:
- a CDS encoding cupin domain-containing protein; the protein is MNNLPPPLTLEMLTQFAQGNLDATQSGMILQLALQYPEVAAAVDQLKRKAVDKVIADAKAMDPQAYIATGNLEAYIQGSLSEPEQQMVELMVQLHPEIKAEMDALEDLNALLILESTKGVTAPERSKQRLLNFMDATEEEGATDRVVSPPYLNSQSSSNDYAPWVNRAGIAPPESFENVFVQPIDASPECLTLLVWVKSQIAGEVHLDAVEKFLVLEGTCMIDIEGEQFPLKAGDYMSIPKFKEHTVYVTSSTPCKLIVQQIAA
- a CDS encoding sigma-70 family RNA polymerase sigma factor; the protein is MEKLDQLFQDGVVDRLLRHEKEAFEQLYDDYSAAIYGLTLKILKDEALAEDALQETFVRIWRKIQTYDPSKGRLFTWMLNIARNISIDMLRARESRKVSQTTSLQQHSFDAKGPSTTMQVEHIGLREIVDGLPAEQKQVIDLIYFLGYTQAEVAEEFGIPLGTVKSRVRLAMNHLRAKIG